One stretch of Ananas comosus cultivar F153 linkage group 6, ASM154086v1, whole genome shotgun sequence DNA includes these proteins:
- the LOC109711162 gene encoding uncharacterized protein LOC109711162 produces MAIAIVLSPLVPNPRPNPNPRSLPLTSHIGASDTQRKWRIGAASAAPGVDLKALEAAIEKKDSDAVKETLNQLSKLGWAKKWSSQPYVSRRMTSLRELTTLGIKNAENLAIPSVRNDAAFLFTVVGTTGFLGVIAGQLPGDWGFFVPYLLGSISLIVLAIGSISPGLLQAAIGGFSSFFPDYQERIARHEAAHFLVAYLIGLPILGYSLDIGKEHVNLVDERLQELIYSGQLDDKELDRLAVVSMAGLAAEGLKYDKVVGQSADLFTLQRFINRSKPQLSKEQQQSLTRWAVLFACSLLKNNAATHEALMSAMSKKASVLECIQAIENAA; encoded by the exons ATGGCGATCGCGATCGTCCTCTCACCTCTCGTCCCTAATCCTcgtccaaaccctaaccctagatctcTACCTCTCACCTCCCACATTGGAGCGTCGGATACGCAGAGAAAATGGCGGATCGGAGCTGCTTCTGCTGCTCCGGGAGTCGACCTTAAGGCTCTCGAAGCAGCGATTGAGAAG AAGGACAGCGATGCTGTAAAAGAGACCCTTAATCAACTAAGCAAACTTGGTTGGGCCAAGAAATGGAGTTCCCAGCCATATGTATCACGCCGTATG ACATCTTTGCGGGAGTTGACTACCCTTGGAATAAAAAATGCAGAGAACCTTGCAATTCCAAGTGTGAGGAATGAT GCAGCATTTTTATTTACGGTAGTTGGAACCACAGGATTCTTGGGTGTCATTGCTGGCCAACTTCCTGGG GACTGGGGTTTCTTCGTGCCATACTTACTTGGAAGTATTTCACTTATAGTGCTGGCTATTGGGAGCATATCTCCTGG TCTACTTCAGGCCGCAATTGGTGGATTTTCTTCGTTCTTCCCTGATTACCAAGAGAGAATTGCAAGACATGAAGCTGCTCATTTTTTGg TGGCCTACTTGATTGGCCTTCCTATCTTGGGATATTCTCTGGATATTGGAAAAGAACATGTCAATTTGGTTGATGAGAGGTTGCAAGAGCTAATATACAGTGGTCAGCTTGATGATAAGGAGCTGGACAG ATTGGCTGTTGTGTCAATGGCTGGATTGGCTGCAGAAGGTCTGAAATATGATAAAGTCGTTGGCCAATCAGCAGATCTTTTCACCCTTCAG AGATTTATAAACAGGAGCAAGCCGCAGCTAAGCAAAGAGCAGCAGCAGAGCCTTACCAGATGGGCA GTATTGTTTGCCTGTTCACTTTTGAAGAACAATGCAGCCACCCACGAAGCCCTCATGTCGGCAATGTCGAAGAAGGCTAGTGTTTTGGAGTGTATCCAGGCAATTGAGAATGCTGCTTAG